Proteins from a single region of Rhodospirillales bacterium:
- a CDS encoding transposase gives MAATWEVADVFRRHGEAYRRMHHAHLGRVERRVISAITLCRTAALGGHAESCADCGFVRRLRDLRRVEWVVYAKPPFGGPEQVLAYLGRYTHRVAIANSRSVEVTGSDVAFRWKDYRHHGKAKLMVLAADEFIRRFLLHTLPDGFHRIRHYGFLANHQQAAKLALRRELLAASPTVDPETKVPPEQKQLTSAFDRCPCCGGPMITFAILLRPPPQPSFRQDTS, from the coding sequence ATGGCGGCGACATGGGAAGTGGCGGATGTCTTCCGCCGCCACGGCGAGGCCTATCGGCGCATGCATCACGCTCACCTCGGCCGGGTCGAACGGCGGGTGATCAGCGCCATCACGCTGTGCCGGACGGCGGCGCTGGGCGGCCATGCCGAGAGCTGCGCCGACTGCGGCTTCGTTCGTCGCCTCCGCGATCTGCGGCGCGTCGAATGGGTGGTCTATGCGAAGCCGCCGTTCGGTGGCCCGGAACAGGTGCTGGCCTATCTCGGTCGCTACACCCACCGCGTCGCCATCGCCAATTCGCGCTCGGTCGAGGTGACGGGCAGCGACGTCGCCTTCCGCTGGAAGGACTATCGCCACCACGGCAAGGCGAAGCTGATGGTTCTCGCTGCCGATGAATTCATCCGCCGCTTCCTGCTCCACACCCTGCCGGACGGCTTCCATCGCATCCGCCATTACGGCTTCCTCGCCAATCACCAACAGGCAGCAAAGCTGGCGCTCCGCCGCGAGCTGCTGGCCGCCTCGCCGACGGTCGATCCCGAGACCAAGGTCCCACCCGAGCAGAAGCAACTTACAAGCGCGTTCGATCGCTGCCCCTGCTGCGGCGGCCCGATGATCACCTTCGCCATCCTTCTGAGGCCGCCGCCGCAACCCTCGTTCCGGCAGGACACTTCATGA